Proteins encoded by one window of Streptococcus sanguinis:
- the msrB gene encoding peptide-methionine (R)-S-oxide reductase MsrB produces the protein MEGKWKILLVLLGLLVCFGLVYVIVGNGKQSSPEQIKKASMSKTEAVYQQKQEDVKEEDKREIYLAGGCFWGVEEYFSRVPGVIDAVSGYANGKGDTTKYELVSQTGHAETVHITYNAKKISLKEILLHYFRIIDPTSKNKQGNDQGTQYRTGIYYTDEADLETINQVFDEVAKKYDKPLAVEKEALKNFIKAEDYHQDYLKKNPNGYCHIDVNQAVYPVIEASRYPKPSDEEIKAKLSPEEYAVTQKNDTERAFSNRYWDKFDAGIYVDVVTGEPLFSSKDKFDSGCGWPSFTRPISPDVVTYKEDKSFNMTRTEVRSRVGNSHLGHVFTDGPKDKGGLRYCINSLSIKFIPKAEMEEKGYGYLLDYV, from the coding sequence ATGGAAGGCAAATGGAAGATTCTTCTGGTTCTGCTTGGCTTGCTTGTCTGCTTTGGACTGGTCTATGTGATTGTGGGGAATGGTAAGCAATCATCTCCTGAACAGATCAAGAAAGCCTCTATGAGCAAGACAGAAGCTGTATATCAACAAAAACAAGAAGACGTCAAGGAAGAGGACAAGCGGGAGATTTATCTGGCTGGCGGCTGTTTCTGGGGAGTAGAAGAGTACTTTTCACGCGTGCCAGGTGTAATTGATGCAGTATCAGGCTATGCAAATGGTAAGGGAGACACGACCAAGTATGAATTGGTCTCTCAAACTGGTCACGCTGAGACTGTTCACATTACTTACAACGCCAAAAAAATCTCTCTCAAAGAAATTCTGCTGCATTATTTCCGCATCATTGATCCAACTTCTAAAAACAAGCAGGGAAATGATCAGGGTACCCAGTATCGGACAGGCATCTACTATACGGATGAAGCTGATCTTGAGACTATTAATCAGGTCTTTGATGAGGTTGCTAAGAAATATGATAAACCTTTAGCTGTTGAAAAAGAAGCTCTGAAAAACTTTATCAAAGCAGAAGATTATCACCAGGATTACCTAAAAAAGAATCCTAATGGATATTGCCATATCGATGTCAATCAAGCTGTTTACCCAGTTATCGAAGCTAGTCGCTATCCTAAGCCTAGCGATGAAGAGATTAAGGCTAAGCTTTCGCCAGAAGAATACGCAGTTACACAGAAGAATGACACAGAGCGGGCTTTTTCTAACCGCTATTGGGATAAGTTCGATGCTGGTATCTACGTGGATGTGGTGACGGGAGAGCCTCTCTTTTCATCGAAGGATAAGTTTGACTCTGGCTGCGGTTGGCCAAGTTTCACCCGTCCTATCAGTCCAGATGTAGTGACTTACAAGGAAGACAAGAGTTTCAACATGACTCGGACGGAAGTTCGCAGTCGGGTTGGAAATTCCCATCTGGGCCATGTTTTCACAGACGGTCCTAAGGACAAGGGCGGCTTGCGCTATTGCATCAATAGTCTTTCAATTAAGTTCATTCCCAAAGCTGAGATGGAGGAGAAGGGCTACGGTTACCTTTTGGATTATGTTTAA
- a CDS encoding redoxin family protein has product MKKLSILTISLLCVGFLGACSNQKMNSEVSKSDKSNMQTKADSGQSTKMAKDFSLQGVDGKTYKLSDFKGKKVYLKFWASWCSICLSTLGDTNDLAKEQSGKDYVVLSVVSPTFNGEKSADDFKEWYKSLDYKDFPVLMDTKGELLKEYGIRSYPSALFVGSDGSLAKTHIGYMSKEDIEKTLKEIK; this is encoded by the coding sequence ATGAAGAAGTTATCAATATTGACTATCAGTCTGCTTTGTGTCGGCTTTTTGGGAGCCTGTTCAAATCAGAAAATGAACTCGGAAGTTTCTAAAAGTGATAAAAGCAATATGCAAACAAAAGCGGATTCTGGGCAATCTACCAAGATGGCAAAAGACTTTAGCCTGCAAGGTGTGGACGGCAAGACCTACAAACTGTCTGATTTTAAAGGCAAGAAAGTATACCTTAAGTTTTGGGCTTCTTGGTGTTCTATCTGTCTATCCACACTTGGTGATACTAATGATTTGGCTAAGGAGCAGTCAGGAAAAGATTATGTTGTCCTGTCGGTGGTGTCTCCGACTTTTAATGGAGAAAAGTCTGCTGATGATTTCAAGGAATGGTACAAGTCTTTAGATTACAAAGACTTCCCAGTTCTCATGGACACCAAGGGTGAATTACTGAAAGAATACGGGATTCGCTCTTATCCATCTGCACTTTTCGTAGGCAGCGACGGTTCTCTTGCCAAGACGCATATTGGCTACATGAGCAAGGAAGATATTGAGAAAACACTAAAAGAAATCAAGTAG
- the ccdA2 gene encoding thiol-disulfide oxidoreductase-associated membrane protein CcdA2: MATSFLFFISVFLAGILSFFSPCILPLMPVYVGILLDSDQPKTVRFMGKDISWYGLVKTLCFIAGLSTVFLVLGYGAGALGQVLYAPWFRYVLGGIVILLGIHQMGIINIQQLQKQKSIQLKKNSKRSDFLNAFLLGITFSFGWTPCVGPVLSSVLAIAASGGNGALQGGLLMLVYTLGLALPFLAMALASGWVLQRFAKLKPYMGTLKKIGGALIILMGILLMLGNLNVLASLFG; this comes from the coding sequence ATGGCAACAAGTTTTTTGTTCTTTATTTCTGTTTTTCTGGCGGGGATTCTCTCTTTTTTCTCGCCTTGTATCTTACCGCTTATGCCAGTCTATGTCGGGATTCTGCTGGATTCGGATCAGCCGAAAACAGTTCGGTTTATGGGAAAAGATATTTCCTGGTATGGTCTAGTTAAGACGCTCTGCTTTATAGCTGGCTTATCAACTGTATTCTTAGTTTTGGGCTATGGAGCCGGTGCTTTGGGGCAAGTCCTCTATGCCCCTTGGTTTCGCTACGTTCTTGGTGGGATTGTCATTCTACTGGGAATCCACCAGATGGGAATCATTAATATCCAGCAACTGCAAAAGCAAAAGAGCATCCAACTTAAAAAGAATAGTAAAAGAAGTGACTTTCTTAACGCTTTTCTCTTGGGGATTACCTTTAGCTTTGGTTGGACGCCCTGTGTGGGACCTGTTCTGAGTTCTGTTTTAGCAATTGCAGCTTCTGGAGGTAACGGCGCTCTTCAGGGAGGCTTGCTTATGTTGGTTTATACACTTGGATTAGCGCTTCCATTTCTAGCAATGGCTTTGGCTTCTGGCTGGGTATTACAGCGCTTTGCGAAACTCAAACCTTATATGGGAACACTTAAGAAAATCGGCGGAGCACTCATCATTCTCATGGGAATTTTGCTAATGCTTGGAAATCTAAACGTTTTAGCATCATTATTTGGATAA
- the brnQ gene encoding branched-chain amino acid transport system II carrier protein, with amino-acid sequence MIKKGALTGLLLFGMFFGAGNLIFPPSLGTLSGQHFWPAIAGFVLSGVGLAVLTLIIGTLNPKGYIHEISQKIAPWFAIVYLVALYLSIGPFFAIPRTATVAYEVGIAPMLSKNMAGIGLIVFTTLYFAAAYLISLNPSKILDRIGRILTPVFAVLIIILVILGAFKYGSNAPQQASEAYLASAFGQGFLEGYNTLDALASVAFSVIAVTTLNQLGFKNKKEYVSTIWVVGLMVALGFSAMYIGLAFLGNHFPVPAEIIAKGNPGVYVLSQATQAIFGPTAQIFLAAMVTVTCFTTTAGLIVSTGEFFHKTFPKVSYKVYATVFTLIGFAIANLGLNAIIQYSVPVLQILYPITIVIVLIVIVNKFLPLSKIGMQLTVAAVTLISFAAILGQQFHITKVNDMVNALPFSQASLPWLVPALVGILLSLFLPNRLKSERFEMES; translated from the coding sequence GTGATTAAAAAAGGTGCTTTGACAGGTTTGCTCCTGTTTGGAATGTTTTTCGGTGCTGGAAACTTGATCTTCCCGCCTTCACTTGGAACATTATCTGGTCAGCATTTTTGGCCGGCTATTGCAGGCTTCGTCCTATCTGGGGTTGGGCTTGCTGTCCTGACTTTGATTATTGGAACGCTCAATCCTAAGGGCTATATCCACGAGATTTCTCAGAAGATTGCGCCTTGGTTTGCTATTGTCTATCTTGTAGCCTTGTATCTGTCAATCGGGCCTTTCTTTGCTATTCCGCGGACAGCGACAGTGGCCTATGAAGTCGGTATTGCCCCTATGTTGTCTAAAAATATGGCGGGCATCGGATTAATTGTTTTCACGACACTTTACTTTGCGGCGGCTTATCTGATTTCTTTGAATCCATCTAAGATTTTGGATCGGATTGGACGTATTCTGACGCCGGTTTTTGCAGTTTTGATCATCATCTTAGTCATTCTAGGGGCTTTTAAATACGGCTCCAATGCTCCTCAGCAGGCATCGGAAGCTTATTTAGCGTCAGCTTTTGGGCAAGGCTTCTTGGAAGGTTATAATACTTTGGATGCCTTGGCTTCCGTGGCTTTCAGCGTAATTGCTGTAACAACTCTTAACCAGCTTGGTTTCAAGAATAAAAAGGAATATGTTTCAACCATCTGGGTTGTTGGTTTGATGGTAGCGTTGGGCTTTAGCGCCATGTATATCGGTTTGGCTTTTCTAGGCAATCATTTCCCAGTTCCAGCTGAGATTATTGCCAAAGGCAATCCAGGTGTTTATGTCCTGTCGCAGGCGACACAGGCTATCTTTGGACCTACAGCACAGATTTTCCTTGCAGCTATGGTCACTGTGACTTGCTTCACCACAACAGCGGGACTTATTGTATCAACTGGGGAATTCTTCCATAAAACTTTCCCTAAGGTATCTTATAAAGTGTACGCAACGGTCTTTACTTTGATTGGGTTTGCGATTGCTAATCTTGGGCTTAATGCTATTATTCAATATTCTGTTCCAGTCTTGCAAATTCTCTATCCAATTACCATTGTTATCGTTCTGATTGTCATCGTCAATAAATTCTTGCCACTGTCCAAAATCGGCATGCAATTGACAGTAGCAGCAGTGACTCTGATTTCCTTTGCGGCTATTCTTGGGCAGCAGTTCCATATTACAAAGGTAAATGATATGGTAAATGCCCTTCCATTTTCTCAGGCTTCATTGCCTTGGTTGGTGCCGGCTCTAGTTGGAATCCTGCTTTCTCTCTTTTTGCCAAATAGGCTAAAGAGTGAGCGTTTCGAGATGGAAAGCTAA